The candidate division WOR-3 bacterium genome segment CACCGAGCCGTCGTCGACAAGAGTCGTCGGATAGCCCCGGAAGTGCTTTGGGTAGTCGTAGCTGAGGACGGGCCCGAGGTTGGGGTATTCCCTCTGGTCCTGGTCGGCCATTCCTTTGAGCTCCGTCCACAGGTCCTCGTAGCGAGCGACAACCGCCTTCATCGAGAACTCATCTCTCACCCGCTGCCGGGCGCGTTGACCCATGGAGTATCTGAGCTCAGCGTTGTTGATCAGGTCCAGTGCTTTGGAGACCAGTTGTCCACTGTCGATCTTCAGGTCCCGACTTGACTGGTGAATCAGCGTGTGGTCGTAGGGATGACGGAACTGCGCGAGCAAGTCGCTGGGTCTCCGTCGCACCTGCCACTCGACCGGAATCCTGAACCCCTGCACTCCGTCTTCAACTATGTCGCGATAGCCGTCCCAGTCGGTGCAGAGGACGGGCAGCCCTACGGCCATCGCTTCCACCAGTGTCAGTCCGAAGGACTCCTGTAGATTGTCACTCAGGGATACGAAGATGTCCGAGGCAGAGTAGATTGCCGTCTTCTGATCGTCACGGAAGTCGGTGATCAGCCTTATCTTGTCGGACAACCCCAGGGTCGTGGCGAGGTTCCGCACCTGCGCTGATTCGCCGTCGCTGTCTGCACCGGCGACCACAAGCAGCAACTCGACAGGTGACGCCTTGGCAAGCTGGGCCACGGAGCGCAACAGGCGATCGTAGTTCATCTTTGACCGCCACGATATCCTGCCCAAAGACAGCAGTATCACGGCATGCGCGGGTAGTTCCAGCGTTCTTCTCGCACTGGCCTTGTCCATTGGTCTGGAGTCTTCGGTCTCGAACCCGTGCGGGATGGTGTCCACCCTTCCTCGATAGCGCACTTTGCCTTCAGTGCGTGATTCGACTTCCGTCATGTAGGCAGTGATTGCCTCTGCCGCTGCCCGGGAAGGCGCCACAATAGAGTCGTACGGTCTGCACCCCTGGTTCAGCAGGCACAGATCAAGGAACTCCCGCACGTTCGCGAGCGTGGCTATTGTGTACGCCTGCCTTGTCACTGGAGTCCGCACATTGGACAGGAGGCTTCGGAAGGCGATCTCTCTGGCGGGTTGGATAGTCTCGAAGTGAAGGATGTCATAGGCGGGGAGCGGCGTCCCCACCGACTCGCGCAACCGGACCAGCTTGAGTTTTCCGCTCTCCTGACAAGTGCGAGCTAGAGAATCGTGAGCCCGGACCTGGAACACCGGGTCCATGTAGTAGGTGTGATACTCGTCAAACGCGCCGTATCTCAGCAGTCCCCGGGCTGACGCTTCTATAGTAACGTATGCGCCGAGACACGGCTTCGGGGCGTACAGGTACTTGAAGCCCTCAAGGGTACCGTAGAGGTGCTGACTCATCTTTGGTGTACTTTACCCACCACGTCTTTGCCGGTCAAGGCGTGTGTCCCGGCGGGTTGGGCAGCGCTAGTACACACGTAACACCAGGTTCTCCTCGTCCTCAAAGAACCTCCCGTACTCACCAGCGTAGCGATCAAGGTCGGGCCGGTATCTCCCTCCTATCAGTCGCGTGATCTGCTTGTGGATCACGATGTACTTCACTCTCGCGGAACGGAGTTGGGCTCTCTGCGCCGGCAGGTCATCAAGCTCCAGACTGTCGACCAGGGATGGGGTGGGCTTCCGGGCCAGATACCCTTCTACAATGGGCATCTCGTGCATGGTCTGGTACATCATGTACCTTCCGGAGAAGAGGCTGTTGCCTCCCGGCAGATCCAGAACCCCGAAGTCAATAGTCCGTTCCTGCCTCAGAATCGCCGTGTAGGCGGGCGGAAGTCGCACCGGCGTTGTCTCGCGCCACGGCGACCAGAAATCTACGCATATTCCCAGCGCCAACAGCGCCGCGAGCCACTTTCTTCTGCGGAGGAATCCCTCGCGGAGCTGGTAGCTGAATGCGATGGCGACAAGCACACCCAGAAAGAGGTAGGCATAGGCCATTATTCTCCCGGGCGCGCGCGCGCCCGAAACAACCGGGATGAGCCTGATCAGTGCATAGGGCAGAGCAACGGCGACAGTCCGGCCCATGAAGTGAAGGATCGTGCCGAAAGAAAGCCCCAGAAAGAGCAGCAGTCCCAGCACATATCGTGCGGCCCGCTCCATCAGGACTCGACGCGAGCAGGAGTCCCACGCAGATGATACCCAGGTACCCGACGCTCTCCCAGGCAAAGTCTGAGGAGTAGCTGGCGTTGGCTCTTGCGATAGGCAGAACGCCGGCAAGCCAGTGGCGATAGTGAGGTACGAAGAGGCCGAGCAGGTCGATCGTGAGAGTGTCGTGGCCGCCGAACCATACGTTCGGATGCCGAGCTGCAGATGCAAGCATGCCTATGATCAAGGGGGAAAGGACCGCGAGTGTCGTGCATACGATTATCAGCGAGGAGATGACTAGCCCCGGCATCAGAAACCTTCTGCGTCGGTAGGCTGTGATAAAGTAGTAGACGACCATGAAGAAGAGGGCGTAGATCATGTAGTCCCAGCAGCAGAGAGCGTTGAGAAGGAAGAACGCGCTTGCCCAGGCAACGTTCCACCTTGAGCCATCCTCCGTCGTCTTGATGTAGAATAGAACGAAGAACGGTATGAACTGAGCCGTGGCGATGCTGACGTGGTGAAGAGAATGCGCGAAATGCGACGGGTTGAACGCGAACACGAATCCACCAAGAAGCGCCGCAGCCGTATCGTCAGTGAAGTGGCGGATCAGCAGGAACGCGCCGATTCCGGAAAACACGAACGTGGAAAGGATGAGCAGATTGTAGACCGCGACCAGACTCTGCGTTCCCGTCGCCGCGAGGGCGAACAGCTGGCTGTATGGACATAGAGAGAAGAGTTGCGAAGCCCCTTCAGGATAGAAGACGTGTGAGGTGTGGATGAGATCCGGTTTCTCTTGCAGTGCCTGGCGGGTCATCCACATTCTCCAGAGGGATTGCATGTTGTCCTCGGGAGGCCCGATCAATTGAGAGTCGATGTGCGGGATGATGCGGTAGAAGAATGCGATCGTAAGCAACGCGTAGATCAGGGATGCGCCCGCCACTTCTGACGCGCGGACGCCGGTCGACGGCTGCCGGCCGCCACAGACGGATTCCGAGTCCTTCCTCAGGAGGTAGCGGATGGCGAGCACGAAGAAGAGATAGAAGAAGAAGCTGGCGAGCGCACGTGCTGTGTACACGACCATGAGTCTGTCTGCCTTGTCCAGGTATGCCCGAAGCGGCAGTCCGCCCCGATTGCCTGCCAGCCGTTCGAGAAGGGGAATCGACTCGCCGGAGTGCACTGCAGTCAAGACACGGTGTCCGAAGAAGACGTACAGGCACAGGCCGGCAGCCACACACGTGAGGAAGACCACCGTGACCGCAAGCCCCGTTCTCAGTTCACGGTTCACGGATACCCTCGTGATAGTTCAGCCGGCCCCGCCGGCCCGTACCCCAAGACGTTCATGGCCCAGGTGTGGGCCAGAGGAATCGAATGCCGATTGCTGTCGGGGACTTCGGGCTTGTCCCAAGGCCCACGCTGCTGCACCAGAACCCGAAGCGGTTTCTTAGTTCGGCTACCTGCTCGGATGGTCGTGTCGCCTCGGCAAATCCGGATTGTCGGATAGGCTCAACGCCCAGCGTTCCCCCGGGACACGGTCACCACATCCCGGCAACCATCATTCCTCACTATCCGGCAGCACTGCAGAGACTTCCTCCAACAAGCCTGTGAATCTGGGATAGTCGATTTCAACGCCCTTGATGGGACTCATCCCCTCGAAGTTCCCGGGGCAGTCATAGAACTCCTGTACCTTCTTCTCGTTTGTCTCCAGTGTCTCGCAGATCGTTTGCACCCTGTCGAGAAGCTCGTCGACTGAGGTGGTACTGGTCTTCAAGCCGACGGCCTGGGCTTCAGCGAGATCTGGACACACAGGGTGGGCTCCTTCGGCGGGCGATCCTTGCTTGCGACTGACGACGCAGAGCACGTACCGAGGGTCGCTCTTGTAGATACACTCGAGTATGTCGAAGCTGTGGCACAGCTCTGCGGCCAGCGACTCCCTTGTGTGGGTCTTTGTATAGAGACCGTAGCGCAGCTGTTCCTCTGACTTGTCCGGCTGTGAGAAGCGGTAGTCGAAGTGCGCCTGGACTGCCAGTCGCTTGGTCATCAACGCGGAATACGTCGTCCCCATCCTGAACCAGTATGACGCGTACTTCCTGCGAGTAGCGACAATGAACCCTTTGCCTTCGTTTGTCAAGATACCTTGCAGGTTCGCCTGAAGGCTCAGAGTCCGGTTCCATGAAGGCTGGTCTCCATAGAACTCCACGAGGAAACCGTCGAATAGACCGAGATTCGAATCAAGCGCCATCGCGTCCGCGCAGATCGCCTTGAAAGGCAGGGCAAAATGGCCGGCCCATGCGTTGGCCACGTCTACTAATCCAGGGACAGGGTCAATCCCGACCACGTCCAGTCCACGGCTTGCGAACGCAAGGCACTCGGTACCGGCTCCGCATCCCGCATACAGGAAA includes the following:
- a CDS encoding glycosyltransferase family 4 protein, whose amino-acid sequence is MSQHLYGTLEGFKYLYAPKPCLGAYVTIEASARGLLRYGAFDEYHTYYMDPVFQVRAHDSLARTCQESGKLKLVRLRESVGTPLPAYDILHFETIQPAREIAFRSLLSNVRTPVTRQAYTIATLANVREFLDLCLLNQGCRPYDSIVAPSRAAAEAITAYMTEVESRTEGKVRYRGRVDTIPHGFETEDSRPMDKASARRTLELPAHAVILLSLGRISWRSKMNYDRLLRSVAQLAKASPVELLLVVAGADSDGESAQVRNLATTLGLSDKIRLITDFRDDQKTAIYSASDIFVSLSDNLQESFGLTLVEAMAVGLPVLCTDWDGYRDIVEDGVQGFRIPVEWQVRRRPSDLLAQFRHPYDHTLIHQSSRDLKIDSGQLVSKALDLINNAELRYSMGQRARQRVRDEFSMKAVVARYEDLWTELKGMADQDQREYPNLGPVLSYDYPKHFRGYPTTLVDDGSV
- a CDS encoding methyltransferase domain-containing protein, whose amino-acid sequence is MQTGTGASLDAVGTGISHESVIARALDLSWRISMHSPPMKPFVRFARETQHLYDGERRRARWFFWDFDAMVQKVLLGIVRGVSTPGTLAEACKKRWAVNLSRLEKKKWSELREISRTGRHVRFPGDKAMDYITDRLRPNARFLYAGCGAGTECLAFASRGLDVVGIDPVPGLVDVANAWAGHFALPFKAICADAMALDSNLGLFDGFLVEFYGDQPSWNRTLSLQANLQGILTNEGKGFIVATRRKYASYWFRMGTTYSALMTKRLAVQAHFDYRFSQPDKSEEQLRYGLYTKTHTRESLAAELCHSFDILECIYKSDPRYVLCVVSRKQGSPAEGAHPVCPDLAEAQAVGLKTSTTSVDELLDRVQTICETLETNEKKVQEFYDCPGNFEGMSPIKGVEIDYPRFTGLLEEVSAVLPDSEE